The Candidatus Desulfovibrio trichonymphae region TCCAGACGCACGCGGCCCAGGTTGTCCAGATCGGCCGTGATGCGCAGAAAGCCCAGCCCGTCTATGGCCTGCTGACCATTGACCAGTATGTTGTAAAAGGCCCTGTACAGTAAATCTTTGTCGCCACGCACAAAAAGCGCCGGCGCTATAGCGCGTTCCAGCGTCACGCCGTGGTGACACAGTTCCCCTTCCAGAAAAGCCAGAAGCTGATCCAAAACCAGATTGACGTCCACCATATCCTGTTTGGGGCGGCGCGGTCTGGCGTAGTCCAGAAAGTCGTTGACTGTTTGGGACAGGCGCAGGGATTCGTCATAGATCGCCCCCAGAATGCGCGCAGTGGCCGCGTCGATCTTGTCCATGCGGTTTTGCAGAAGTTCTGCGCTTGAGCGGATGATGCCCAGAGGGTTGCGTATTTCGTGAGCTATGCTGGCTATCACCCTGCCCATGCTTGCCAGTTTTTCATTGCTGTGCAGTTCAATTTCGAGCAGCCGGTTTTTCTGCATTCGGTCGGCCAGTACCCGTTCGGCACGGTGTATCAACATGAGCAGCAGTGTAAACAGCACTACCGAGGAGAGCAGACACATAACCACAATAATGCCCTGAAAGGCCAATACCTGCTCGTAGTCTCCGGTAATGTCCTGTGTCAGTTCCAATGCGCCCATGACCGGCGTTTGACGGCCTTCATCCAGTTCACCGCGTAACGGATAAAGCGCATGCAGCACAAAGGCGTTTTCACGTAGCGGCAGTCTGAACGGTGCCTGCCACGCCGGGATATCGGAAATAATTTGAGGTTTGGGCGTGTTTCCCGCCAGAACCTCA contains the following coding sequences:
- a CDS encoding sensor histidine kinase, producing MLDTGKDLALSYARSLSWFSLLVILLTTLGLSFFISNSARETLLTRQEDFIRYLVVNLNHQMFRRFILPTVLAHGHIALRQLEQYERLDKVVQSVIQGLPVKRLRIYDFMHRVAYSSDAEELGRIGLAPPNLDEVLAGNTPKPQIISDIPAWQAPFRLPLRENAFVLHALYPLRGELDEGRQTPVMGALELTQDITGDYEQVLAFQGIIVVMCLLSSVVLFTLLLMLIHRAERVLADRMQKNRLLEIELHSNEKLASMGRVIASIAHEIRNPLGIIRSSAELLQNRMDKIDAATARILGAIYDESLRLSQTVNDFLDYARPRRPKQDMVDVNLVLDQLLAFLEGELCHHGVTLERAIAPALFVRGDKDLLYRAFYNILVNGQQAIDGLGFLRITADLDNLGRVRLEFLDSGPGFDPAALPQLLDPFFTTKAAGTGLGLPIVQSIILSHGGLIELENGPAGGALVRLLLPHAPPTAS